From Nycticebus coucang isolate mNycCou1 chromosome 6, mNycCou1.pri, whole genome shotgun sequence, the proteins below share one genomic window:
- the MCAM gene encoding cell surface glycoprotein MUC18 isoform X1: MGLLGLVCAFLLAACCCRRAAGVPREAERPVPELVEVEVGSTALLKCGPSHAQGNFSHVDWFSVYKEKPTPIFRVRQGQGQSEPGEYQHRLSLQGRGGALALTQVTPHDERVFLCQSKRPQSQEHRIQLRVYKAPEEPDIQVNVLGIPVNSEEPEEVATCVGRNGYPIPQVIWYKNGRPLKEEKNRVHIQSFQTVESSGLYTLQSILKAQLVKEDKDSQFYCELNYRLPSGNHMKESREVTVPVFYPAEKVWLEVEPVGVLKEGDHVEIRCLADGNPPPHFSISKQNPNTRDMEEQITNDNGVLILEPAQKEHSGLYECQGLDLETMVSLTSEPQKLLVNYVSDVRVSPTAPESQEGRSLTLSCDAESNQALEFQWLREKTGQVLEKGPVLQLQDLKREAGGGYRCMASVPTIPGLNRTQLVNVAIFGPPWMAFKEKKVWVKENTALNLSCEASGHPRPVISWNVNGTASEQEQDLQHVLSTLNVFVTPELLETGAECTASNSLGRNTTIVLLELVNLTTLTPDSNKTTGLSTSTVSPHARANSTSTEKKLPEPESQGVVIVAVIVCILVLALLGAVLYFFYKKGKLACGRSGKQEMERNTSI; this comes from the exons ATGGGGCTGCTCGGGCTCGTCTGCGCTTTCTTGCTCGCCGCCTGCTGCTGTCGCCGCGCCGCGG gtgTGCCTAGAGAGGCTGAGCGGCCAGTGCCTGAGCTGGTGGAGGTGGAAGTTGGAAGCACCGCCCTTCTGAAGTGCGGCCCCTCCCATGCCCAAGGCAACTTCAGCCACGTGGATTGGTTTTCT GTCTACAAGGAGAAGCCGACCCCCATCTTCCGCGTgcgccagggccagggccagagtGAACCCGGGGAGTACCAGCACCGGCTTAGCCTTCAAGGCAGAGGGGGTGCTCTGGCCCTGACTCAAGTCACCCCCCATGATGAGCGTGTCTTCCTGTGCCAGAGCAAACGCCCTCAGTCCCAGGAGCACCGCATCCAGCTCCGGGTCTACA AAGCTCCGGAGGAGCCAGACATCCAGGTCAATGTCTTGGGCATCCCTGTGAACAGTGAGGAGCCTGAGGAG GTTGCTACCTGTGTGGGGAGGAATGGGTACCCCATTCCCCAAGTCATCTGGTACAAGAATGGTCGGCCTCTGAAGGAGGAGAAGAACC GGGTCCACATTCAGTCATTCCAGACCGTGGAGTCGAGTGGTTTGTACACCTTGCAAAGTATTCTGAAGGCACAGCTAGTTAAGGAAGACAAAGATTCCCAGTTTTACTGTGAGCTCAACTACCGGCTGCCCAGTGGGAACCACATGAAGGAATCTAGGGAAGTCACGGTTCCTGTTTTCT ACCCGGCAGAAAAAGTGTGGCTGGAAGTGGAGCCTGTGGGAGTGCTGAAGGAAGGAGACCACGTGGAAATCAGGTGTTTGGCTGATGGCAACCCTCCACCCCACTTCAGCATAAGCAAACAG AACCCCAACACCAGGGATATGGAAGAACAGATAACCAATGACAATGGGGTCCTGATCTTGGAGCCTGCCCAGAAGGAACACAGTGGGCTCTATGAATGTCAAGGCCTGGACTTGGAGACCATGGTATCGCTGACGAGTGAACCACAGAAGCTGCTGGTGAACT ATGTGTCCGATGTCCGAGTGAGTCCCACAGCCCCCGAAAGCCAGGAAGGTAGAAGCCTCACCCTGTCCTGTGACGCAGAAAGTAACCAGGCCCTTGAGTTCCAGTGGCTCAGAGAAAAG ACAGGCCAGGTGCTGGAAAAAGGGCCTGTGCTCCAGTTACAAGACTTGAAACGGGAGGCAGGGGGAGGCTACCGCTGCatggcctctgtgcccaccatacctggcctgaaCCGCACACAGCTGGTCAACGTGGCCATTTTTG GGCCCCCATGGATGGCATTCAAGGAGAAGAAGGTGTGGGTGAAAGAAAATACTGCGCTGAATTTGTCTTGTGAAGCATCCGGACATCCTCGGCCTGTCATCTCCTGGAACGTCAATGGCACA GCAAGCGAACAAGAACAAGATCTGCAGCATGTCCTCAGCACCCTGAATGTCTTTGTGACCCCAGAGCTGCTGGAGACAGGCGCTGAATGCACGGCCTCCAACTCCCTGGGCAGGAACACCACCATCGTCCTCCTGGAGCTGG TCAATTTAACCACCCTCACACCTGACTCCAACAAAACCACTGGCCTCAGCACTTCCACTGTCAGTCCTCATGCCAGAGCCAACAGCACCTCCACAG AGAAGAAGCTGCCAGAGCCAGAGAGCCAGGGTGTGGTCATCGTGGCTGTGATTGTCTGCATCCTGGTCCTGGCCCTGCTGGGCGCCGTCCTTTACTTCTTCTACAAGAAGGGCAAGCTGGCGTGTGGGCGGTCAGGCAAACAGGAGAT GGAGAGAAATACATCGATCTGA
- the MCAM gene encoding cell surface glycoprotein MUC18 isoform X2, producing the protein MGLLGLVCAFLLAACCCRRAAGVPREAERPVPELVEVEVGSTALLKCGPSHAQGNFSHVDWFSVYKEKPTPIFRVRQGQGQSEPGEYQHRLSLQGRGGALALTQVTPHDERVFLCQSKRPQSQEHRIQLRVYKAPEEPDIQVNVLGIPVNSEEPEEVATCVGRNGYPIPQVIWYKNGRPLKEEKNRVHIQSFQTVESSGLYTLQSILKAQLVKEDKDSQFYCELNYRLPSGNHMKESREVTVPVFYPAEKVWLEVEPVGVLKEGDHVEIRCLADGNPPPHFSISKQNPNTRDMEEQITNDNGVLILEPAQKEHSGLYECQGLDLETMVSLTSEPQKLLVNYVSDVRVSPTAPESQEGRSLTLSCDAESNQALEFQWLREKTGQVLEKGPVLQLQDLKREAGGGYRCMASVPTIPGLNRTQLVNVAIFGPPWMAFKEKKVWVKENTALNLSCEASGHPRPVISWNVNGTASEQEQDLQHVLSTLNVFVTPELLETGAECTASNSLGRNTTIVLLELVNLTTLTPDSNKTTGLSTSTVSPHARANSTSTEKKLPEPESQGVVIVAVIVCILVLALLGAVLYFFYKKGKLACGRSGKQEITLPPSRKSEFVVEVKSDKLPEEMGLLQGSNGDKRARGDQGEKYIDLRH; encoded by the exons ATGGGGCTGCTCGGGCTCGTCTGCGCTTTCTTGCTCGCCGCCTGCTGCTGTCGCCGCGCCGCGG gtgTGCCTAGAGAGGCTGAGCGGCCAGTGCCTGAGCTGGTGGAGGTGGAAGTTGGAAGCACCGCCCTTCTGAAGTGCGGCCCCTCCCATGCCCAAGGCAACTTCAGCCACGTGGATTGGTTTTCT GTCTACAAGGAGAAGCCGACCCCCATCTTCCGCGTgcgccagggccagggccagagtGAACCCGGGGAGTACCAGCACCGGCTTAGCCTTCAAGGCAGAGGGGGTGCTCTGGCCCTGACTCAAGTCACCCCCCATGATGAGCGTGTCTTCCTGTGCCAGAGCAAACGCCCTCAGTCCCAGGAGCACCGCATCCAGCTCCGGGTCTACA AAGCTCCGGAGGAGCCAGACATCCAGGTCAATGTCTTGGGCATCCCTGTGAACAGTGAGGAGCCTGAGGAG GTTGCTACCTGTGTGGGGAGGAATGGGTACCCCATTCCCCAAGTCATCTGGTACAAGAATGGTCGGCCTCTGAAGGAGGAGAAGAACC GGGTCCACATTCAGTCATTCCAGACCGTGGAGTCGAGTGGTTTGTACACCTTGCAAAGTATTCTGAAGGCACAGCTAGTTAAGGAAGACAAAGATTCCCAGTTTTACTGTGAGCTCAACTACCGGCTGCCCAGTGGGAACCACATGAAGGAATCTAGGGAAGTCACGGTTCCTGTTTTCT ACCCGGCAGAAAAAGTGTGGCTGGAAGTGGAGCCTGTGGGAGTGCTGAAGGAAGGAGACCACGTGGAAATCAGGTGTTTGGCTGATGGCAACCCTCCACCCCACTTCAGCATAAGCAAACAG AACCCCAACACCAGGGATATGGAAGAACAGATAACCAATGACAATGGGGTCCTGATCTTGGAGCCTGCCCAGAAGGAACACAGTGGGCTCTATGAATGTCAAGGCCTGGACTTGGAGACCATGGTATCGCTGACGAGTGAACCACAGAAGCTGCTGGTGAACT ATGTGTCCGATGTCCGAGTGAGTCCCACAGCCCCCGAAAGCCAGGAAGGTAGAAGCCTCACCCTGTCCTGTGACGCAGAAAGTAACCAGGCCCTTGAGTTCCAGTGGCTCAGAGAAAAG ACAGGCCAGGTGCTGGAAAAAGGGCCTGTGCTCCAGTTACAAGACTTGAAACGGGAGGCAGGGGGAGGCTACCGCTGCatggcctctgtgcccaccatacctggcctgaaCCGCACACAGCTGGTCAACGTGGCCATTTTTG GGCCCCCATGGATGGCATTCAAGGAGAAGAAGGTGTGGGTGAAAGAAAATACTGCGCTGAATTTGTCTTGTGAAGCATCCGGACATCCTCGGCCTGTCATCTCCTGGAACGTCAATGGCACA GCAAGCGAACAAGAACAAGATCTGCAGCATGTCCTCAGCACCCTGAATGTCTTTGTGACCCCAGAGCTGCTGGAGACAGGCGCTGAATGCACGGCCTCCAACTCCCTGGGCAGGAACACCACCATCGTCCTCCTGGAGCTGG TCAATTTAACCACCCTCACACCTGACTCCAACAAAACCACTGGCCTCAGCACTTCCACTGTCAGTCCTCATGCCAGAGCCAACAGCACCTCCACAG AGAAGAAGCTGCCAGAGCCAGAGAGCCAGGGTGTGGTCATCGTGGCTGTGATTGTCTGCATCCTGGTCCTGGCCCTGCTGGGCGCCGTCCTTTACTTCTTCTACAAGAAGGGCAAGCTGGCGTGTGGGCGGTCAGGCAAACAGGAGAT cacgCTGCCCCCGTCTCGTAAGAGCGAATTTGTAGTTGAAGTTAAGTCAGATAAGCTCCCAGAAGAGATGGGCCTCCTCCAGGGCAGCAACGGAGACAAGAGGGCTCGAGGAGACCAG GGAGAGAAATACATCGATCTGAGGCATTAG